The following is a genomic window from Bifidobacteriaceae bacterium.
CCGCTTGCCCGGCGGCCAGGTCATCCGCGAAGCCCGGCCGGATGAATACACCGCCGCCGAGGATCTGCTGGTCGCCGCCTTCACCACGGGGTGTTGGGTGTCCGAGGGCTACGAGCAGGGCCTCAGACGGCTGGGCCAGAGGGCCGAGGCCTGGCACATCTGGGTGGCGGTGGACGCCCAGGACCACCTCCTCGGAATTGTTTTGACGCCCAAGGTGGAGTTCTGGACCCCCGAGCATTTCACCTTCTCGGTCTTGGCGGTCGGCCCGGACGGGCGCGGCCTGGGCCTGGGGGCCGCGTTGACCAATCACGCCATCGCGTTGGCCCGCGCCTACGGGTTCCAGGTCATCCAGATCAATTCGAGCCCGCAGATGTCAGCCGCCCACCGGCTCTACTACGCCGAGGGCTTTGTCCGCCGTCCCGAACGTGAGACGGCCTTCGTGTCGCCTTACGACGAGCGCCTGTTGACCTTCACCTACCACGTCCCGGATCCGCTGCCCGAATCGCAGGTCATCCACGTGGAGCGCCGGCCCGGCCCGTCCGGCGGCCCCCCCTTCTGGCGGGAGCCGAACAAGTCGCTTTGGCCCGACCATCCCGCCGGCGCCGTGGACGTTTCCGGAGCGTTCGTTCCAGCAGCCCCGCCCGCCGATGCCGTGCGTCGCGCTGAGCGGATCATCACCCGTTTGGCGGCCCAAGGTCTTCTGGCAGAACAGACGACAAGCCCGGCCACGGAACAGCCCGTCGCCAGCGCCGACGGCGGCCCCGACGAGCCGCTGATCAAGCAGATCGTGGCCGATCTGGGCGTTGGCGCGCTAACCGCCTTGTGGTCGCCGGAACCGGAGGCCCGCACGGCCGCGGTCCGGGTGTTCTTCGCCCGCCTTGACGCGCTCAACCGGCGTTTGGCGGCAAACGGCCCGTTCTTGGGCGGCGAACGCCCCGGCCGCGCCGACGTCTACCTGTTCAGTCTCCTGCTGTCCTATGACCTGGGCTGGCGCGCCGGCTTCGCGGGCTTCGGCGCGGTCGCGGACTGGCCCCATGTGTGGCACCAGGCCCGCCTGGTCCTGGGCCTGGCGGCCTTGACGCCTGAGGAACTGGAGGCGGCCGGGCTCCTTCCCAACGCCCAGGGGAGCTACGCCGAGCCGTTCGGCCCGCTGCCCCAACCCGAGGGTCTGGGAGACGTCCGCGCCGGTTGGCTGGAACCGCCAGCCGAACTGCGGCGCCGCCGCCCGCCGCGCGACCCGTCCGTGCCGGTCCTCCCGTATCCGGGCGACTGGCCGGGCCAAGACCTCCAGGCCGCCCGCGCGGCACTCGACACAGCCGCCCAGAAAGTGGCCTTGGCCAGGCAGACAACCCCGCAGTCCGCAACGCGGCCCAAGAACCAGGCGGGCAACTCGGGCGCGGACCTGGCCGAAGGCCGGAGCGACGACTTGGCCGGAGTCTTGGCGGTGGATCTCCTCGGCTCCCTTGAGGAGCTCCTCTCCACCGCGGAGCCAATTGCAACGCTCGCCATCTGGCGGTTGTTCTGGGCACGCGTGGACTGGCTCAACGCCCGCTTCAAGGGCCGCCGGTTCTTGGCCGGCGACGAACCGGGCCCGGCCGACCAGGCGCTCGCCGCCATCCTTGACGCCTACCCCGCCGACCTCCGCGACTTTCCCCGCCTCCAGCACCGCACCAACCCAAACGGAAATGGGGACGGTACCTATTTCCCGCGGGAAATAGGTACCGTCCCCATTTCCGAGTAAAAGGAGAAAACACCATGGCAACGTTGACCGCAGAGCAAGAGCTTGACCTCAAGGGCAAACCGTTGAAGGTGGATCCCGGCAAGTTTCCGGAGACCACCACCGAACAGACCGAGGACGGCGCCTTCAGGCGCCAGCGCAACTGGTTCACCGCGCACTTCGGCGGGCCGGATTCGCAGTTCCCGGTGGAGCCGGGGCGCTACGTGCTGGCCGGATCGACCGGGTGCGGATGGAACCGCCGCCAGCAGATTGTGCTCAGACTGCTGGGCCTGAACGAAGCGGTCCCGTTCGCGCTGCTGACCGGCCGGGACGAGGACGGCTGGCTGATCGCCGAGCACGGCAACACCCTGCGCCAAGACTTTGGCACCAGCCGCCTGAACGACTTCTACCGGCGCACCGACCCGGACTTCCAGGGCCGGGGGACCTCGCCCACGGTGATCGACACGAAGACCGGCCTGGTGGTGACGAACAACTACCACCTGCTCAGCTACGAGTGGGAAACGGCCTGGGCGCCCTACCACAAGGCCGACGCGCCGGACCTGTACCCGGAGCCGCTGCGCAAGGAGATCGACCTCCTTAACCAGCAGATCTTCGACGACATCAACAACGGCACCTACAAGCAGATCTTCGCCACCAACCCGGCGGCGGCCAAAGCCGCGAAAGCGGTCTTCGAAGGCAGGCTCGCGGACTACGAGTTCCGCTTGAACTCGCGCCGCTACCTGTTCGGCCCGAACATCACCGACTCGGACGTGCGCCTCTTCCAGACGCTCTCCAGTTACGACCGGGGCTACCGGGTCGGGATTGTGAAACTGTTCGGCGAAGACCAAACGGTCCGCCTGGCGGATTTCCCTAACCTGTGGGCGTACGCCCGCGACCTGTTCCAGCAGGGCTTCGCGGATGAGCGCGAGCAGTACTTCCTGGGCCTTCTGCCTGGCCCCTCGGGCGAGTACATCGACCAGCGGCCGCCCGGCGGGGAACGCCCCAACCTGCCCTCCGGCGCGGAAGCGCTCGCGGCCTGGCAAGAGCCGCACGGGCGCGAACACCTGACCGGCTCGCCGTACTACTCGGGGCCGGGCGGCGGCGGCTCCTACGAACGCTGGACGTTCGCGTGACCGGGCGGGCGGCGCCGTCCGCCGGGGACGTGCGCTTGAGCCGCCGGACGCGGGGCAACGCCGCCGGCGGGCGGGCGGCGCCGCCCGCCGGGAGCGTTCGCCCGAGCCGCCGGACGCGGGGCGGTGCTGGGACGGGCCGCGCGGCATCGTCCGCCAAGAATGCGACCGAGACGTTCACCGCAAACCTAAGGAGAAGGCATGGCAATCCCCTCTGAGCTGGAAGCGGCGTTCCCCGACCCGGACGCAGCGCCAACGTTTGAATCCCCGTTCGCGCTGGTCGGCAACACGCCGCTGGTGCGGCTGACCAAAGTGCTCGAACCGGGCACGCAAGCCAAGGTCTACGTCAAGCTGGACCAATACAACCTGGGCGGGTCGTCAAAGGACCGAATCGGGATTGGGATCATCCGGGACGCGATCGCCTCCGGGGAGCTTCCCGACGGGCACCGGATCATCGACTTCGGGGCGGGCAACACGGCGATCGGCTACGCGTTGGCGGGCCTCGCCACGGGCCACCCGGTGACCATTGTCGCGAACGCGTCGCTGTCGCCGGAGAAGGCCAACCTGCTGCGCTTCCTCGGGGCGGAGATCATCCCCGGGCGGATCGACGTGCCGAGGGACCACCCCGAGAACTGGGCGTGCGTGGCGGAACGGCACGCCGACGAGGACCCCTCGACCTGGTGGGCCCGCCAGGAGTCCACCCCCGCCAACCCGTCGGCCCATTTCAATTCGACGGGTCCCGAAATCTGGCGCCAGACCGACGGCCAGGTGACGCACTTCCTGGCGGCCATAGCGACCGGCGGCACCGTCTCCGGGACCGGCCGTTACCTGCATGAACGCAACCCCCAGGTCCAGGTGATCGCCACCGACTTCGCGGACGGGCCGAACGCGAAGACCAACTTGTTCGCGGTGGCGGACAAGCTCGACGGTTGGGAGGAGCTGGAACACGACTGGGCCCGCAACATAGACCTCGACGTGATAGACCGCCTGTCGACCAGGCCCCGGCGCGACGCGATCGACTTCGGCTGGCGCTTGGCGCGGACCGAAGGGCTGTTGTTGGGTCCAAGCTCCACGCTGTCCGCCGCGATCGCCGTCGAATTGGCCGCCAAAGCCGCGCCCGATGCCGTCTTCGTCGTTTTTTCCGCCGATTCAGGCCGCGATTACCTCAGCCGCGAATACAACGCCGACTGGTTGCGGGCCAACGGCCACGCCGAAATCGCCGACGCGTATGCCGGCGCGCAGACGTGATGTGTTTGATGTGTTCCCCCCGTTTGTGACCATTGCGGCCACTCCACCTCGAAAGGCCTCTAAAATGCGCAGTTTCAAGTCCACCCTTGTCGCGGCGAGCGCCGTCGCGGCTCTTCTGGCGCTGACCGCTTGCGGTTCGTCCAAAGACGACGCCCCGTCCAGCCAGGGTTCCGGTTCTCAGGAAGCCGGGGGCGGTGGTGGCGGCGGGACCGGGGACGGCGGCGGCGAATTGACCACGGTCACGGTGGCCTCCTCCCGCCTGTCCCATCTGGCCGCCATAGTGCTGGGCGACGAACAGGGGATCTTCGCCAAACACGGCCTGGAACTCTCGCTCGACCTGGATTCGGCCGACCTGGCCGGGATCCCGGCCGTGGCCGCCGGGCGCGTGAACTTTGGGAACGGCGAGACGGTTTCACTGCTGGCGGCGGCGTCAGAGGGAATCGAGGTGGTCGCCGTGCTGCCCGCCTCCGCGTCAACCGGCGTCCGGGGCGAGGACTACGGCGCGCTGCTGGTCAGCGGCGACTCGCCCATCCAAAGCCCGCGCGAGTTGGAGGGCAAGACCGTGTCCTCCAATTCGCTGACCAACATAGCGTCCCTGGCCGTCCGCGAAGCCGTCCGGGCGGATGGCGGCGACCCGAGCAAACTGAACCTGGTGGAGGTCAACTTCCCGGACGTGCCCACTGCGCTTGAGAACGGCACCATTGACGCGGCGTGGGTGATCGAGCCGTTCAAGTCCGCGGCGATCGCCGGAGGCGCCCGCGCGATCGGGTGGGGGTTTGAGGACATAGCCGACGAGGTCACGGTGTCCACCTGGATAACCTCCGCCAAATTCGCCGAGGAGCACGCGGACGTGGTGTCCGCGTTCAAGGCCGCCGCCCAAGAGTCCTACCAGTACGCGCGGGACCATGAGGACCAGGCCAAGGCCGTCATTCCGACCATCACCTCGATCACGCCCGAAGTCGCGAACACCGTTGTGCTGACCTCGTGGAAAGACGAGGTCACCGTCGCGGAGTTGCAGCGGGTGCTGGACGCCGCCAAAGACTTCGGCCTGGTGACCAAGGAGCCGGACCTCGAAGCGCTGATCTTCAAGGGCTGATTTCCTTCTTGGGGCTGAGCGGGGCTGAGCGGAACTGAACCGGGTTGAGCGGGGCTGAATAGGGCTGAGCGGGGCTGAGCAGGACGGCATCGGGCAATATGGGACGAAACAGGGAGACGCGGGGCTGGCGATGAACGCTGTGGCGGTTCCGGCGCGGGAAAAGGCGCCCGGCGGAGCGGGCGCGGGGACTGGCGCGGGTGCTCGCGGGCGGGGGCGCGGGCACCGTGTCGGGTGGCGCCTTCCCGAGCCCTTGACGCGGACCGCCTGGCGCGGGGCCGGGATAGGGCTGGCTCTGGCGACGCTGGAGATTCTGCCGCGGACCGGCCTGCTCAAGCCGACGGCCAGCTATCCGCCGCTGTCGAACGTGTTGGACCGGGCGGTCCAGTTGTTGGCGACCAGCGACTTCTGGAGGGTCTTCGGGCAGACCATGATCTCCGTGGTGGTCGGCGTGGCCGCCGCGTTCGTTGTCGGAGTCATCCTTGGCCTGGCCGTCGGCACGTGGCGCCCCGTCTACCGGGCCGCGATCACCACCTTGGATTTCCTGCGGGGCATCCCGCCGGTGGCGCTGATCCCGGTGATAGTGCTGCTCATGCCGGTCGGATTGGGTTCCCAGACCCTCCTGGCCGCCTACTCCAGCCAATGGGTGGTCTTCTTCCAGGTGGTCTACGGGCGGCGTTCGATCAACCCGACGCTGTGGGACACCGCCCGCGTGATGCATCTGGGCCGGTGGGAGCGGTTTCGGTACGTGATCTGGCCAAGCCTGCTGCCCAGCTTGGCGACCGGCGCCCGCATTGGCGTGTCGGTCTCCTTGGCGCTCGCGATCACCGCGGGCCTGGTGATGGGCGGCCCCAGCCTGGGGCAGCAGCTCAACATCCTGCGGGGCGCGAACGACATCCCCGGAAGCTACGCCTTGATCTTCATCATCGGGCTGATCGGCCTGGCGCTGAACTCCATTGTGGTCGGGGTGGAGCGCCGGGTGCTGAACTGGCACGTCTCGATCAGACGGGAGGGCGAATGAACAAGATCGCGCGGGCCTGCGTTTGGAACCTGGCGCTGCCGCTGGCGTTGCTCGGCGTGATCGCTTTGGCGACTGAGGGCGGTGACAGCATCTTCTTCCCGCCGCTCAGCCAGGTTTTCTCGGCGTTCCCGGAGACGTGGGATTGGGCGCGCGTCACCCATGACGTGGTGCCGTCGCTTTACCGCCTCCTGGTGGGGTTGCTGATCGGGGCGGGGTTCGCTGTGGTGGCGGGCACCGTCCTCGGCATGGCGCCCCGCCTGAATCTGTTGGCCAACCCGGTCATCGCGTATCTGCGCGCCCTGCCCTCGCCGGCCATCATCCCCATGTTCCTGATCCTGTTCGGCATTGGCGACCTGACGAAAATCGCCACGATCGCGCTGGGCACCACCTGGCCAATGCTGCTTAACACGATCGACGGGGTGCGCTCGGTGCCGGCGGTCCAGTTGGAAACCATGCGGGTGCTCGGCCTGCCGCGGCTGAGCCGCTGCTGGCTTTGCTTCAGACACGCGTCGCCGCAGTTCTTCGCCGGCGCCCGCCAATCCATCTCTTTGGCGATCATCCTGATGGTGGTCAGCGAAATGGTCATGAGCACCAACGGGATTGGCTACGCGGTGATCCAATTCCAACGCCAGTACTCCATCACGCGGATGTGGACGGGCATCATCCTGCTCGGCCTGCTGGGCGTCCTGGCGGCCTGGGCCGGAGAGACGCTGGAACGCCGCTGCACCCGGTGGTACGCGGGCCTGCACCGACGCCAGGAGCTGACGCGATGACCACCCTGCGGAACGGGCCGCGAACCGGGCCGGACAAGGCGTCCCCCGCGACCATTCGGCTGTCGGGGGTCGCCAAGACCTTCCCCGCCCGGGGCAAGTCTTCTGCGACCACGGTGTTCTCCGACCTGAACTTACACGTCGACGCGGGCGCCTTCGTGGCCCTGGCGGGCCCATCCGGGTGCGGCAAATCAACCCTCCTGAGGATTGTGGCGGGGCTGACTCCGGCGAGCGCCGGAGAGGTGCTGATCGACGACCGGGCCGTGGACGCCCCGCTGCCCGGCATAGCGGTGGTTTTCCAGGACTATTCGCAGAGCCTGTTCCCCTGGATGACCGTGGCCAAGAACATCGCCTTGGGCGCCCGGCGGGTGGCGGACCGCGCCGGCCAGGCGGAACTCGCCGCCAGCCTCTTGGCGGACGTGGGCCTGGACGCCGAGGTGGCCGCCCAGCATCCCTGGCAGCTTTCGGGCGGCATGCAGCAGCGGGTGGCCATAGCGCGGGCGTTGGCGGCCCGCCCCCGCGTGCTGCTGCTGGACGAGCCGTTCGCGGCCGTGGACGCCCAAACCCGGTCCGACTTGCAGGACCTGATCCGCGCCTTATGGCTGGAGCACGGCATGACCACGGTCCTGGTCACCCACGACATTGACGAGGCGGTCTACACCTCGGAAAGAGTCGTGGTGCTGGGCGCCCGCGACCAGGGCGTCATCCTGGACACCCCCATAGACCTTGGCCGCACCCGCGACCAGCTGCAAACCCGGTCAGAACCAGGCTTCGCGGACGCCCGCCGCCGGGTGCTGTCCGTCATCCGCCGCCCGTCCACACCATCACAAGGAACCCAACCATGACCAACGAACCGATCTTCCTGGACATTGACACCCCGCACACCAGCGGACCGCTGCCCTACTTCCGAGTGGGGGACATCAAGGCCTACCAGTTGAGCGAATTCGACGCCTTGCCGCTGCCCACCTTCTTCTTCCCCCAGATCCATGAGCACCCGCTTGATCCGGACGCTTGGTACACGCAGCCCCCGCACCAGTTGAACGGGCGGCTGCGCCTCAACCAGCAATCGCATCTCCTTGACACCCCGGAGGGCTGGGTGATCATAGACGCCGCCGGCGGGAACGAGAAAGTCCGGGCGGGCGGCGGGGCCATGCACAACCAACACCGGCCGTGGCTGGAGCAACTTGCCCTGGTCGGGATTGGTCCGGAGGACATCAGCTACCTGGTGTTCACGCACCTTCACGGCGACCACGTCGG
Proteins encoded in this region:
- a CDS encoding GNAT family N-acetyltransferase, whose translation is MNHLALAADTPTSSYADTAGKLPGWAHHVRLPGGQVIREARPDEYTAAEDLLVAAFTTGCWVSEGYEQGLRRLGQRAEAWHIWVAVDAQDHLLGIVLTPKVEFWTPEHFTFSVLAVGPDGRGLGLGAALTNHAIALARAYGFQVIQINSSPQMSAAHRLYYAEGFVRRPERETAFVSPYDERLLTFTYHVPDPLPESQVIHVERRPGPSGGPPFWREPNKSLWPDHPAGAVDVSGAFVPAAPPADAVRRAERIITRLAAQGLLAEQTTSPATEQPVASADGGPDEPLIKQIVADLGVGALTALWSPEPEARTAAVRVFFARLDALNRRLAANGPFLGGERPGRADVYLFSLLLSYDLGWRAGFAGFGAVADWPHVWHQARLVLGLAALTPEELEAAGLLPNAQGSYAEPFGPLPQPEGLGDVRAGWLEPPAELRRRRPPRDPSVPVLPYPGDWPGQDLQAARAALDTAAQKVALARQTTPQSATRPKNQAGNSGADLAEGRSDDLAGVLAVDLLGSLEELLSTAEPIATLAIWRLFWARVDWLNARFKGRRFLAGDEPGPADQALAAILDAYPADLRDFPRLQHRTNPNGNGDGTYFPREIGTVPISE
- a CDS encoding cysteine synthase family protein, which codes for MAIPSELEAAFPDPDAAPTFESPFALVGNTPLVRLTKVLEPGTQAKVYVKLDQYNLGGSSKDRIGIGIIRDAIASGELPDGHRIIDFGAGNTAIGYALAGLATGHPVTIVANASLSPEKANLLRFLGAEIIPGRIDVPRDHPENWACVAERHADEDPSTWWARQESTPANPSAHFNSTGPEIWRQTDGQVTHFLAAIATGGTVSGTGRYLHERNPQVQVIATDFADGPNAKTNLFAVADKLDGWEELEHDWARNIDLDVIDRLSTRPRRDAIDFGWRLARTEGLLLGPSSTLSAAIAVELAAKAAPDAVFVVFSADSGRDYLSREYNADWLRANGHAEIADAYAGAQT
- a CDS encoding ABC transporter substrate-binding protein, encoding MRSFKSTLVAASAVAALLALTACGSSKDDAPSSQGSGSQEAGGGGGGGTGDGGGELTTVTVASSRLSHLAAIVLGDEQGIFAKHGLELSLDLDSADLAGIPAVAAGRVNFGNGETVSLLAAASEGIEVVAVLPASASTGVRGEDYGALLVSGDSPIQSPRELEGKTVSSNSLTNIASLAVREAVRADGGDPSKLNLVEVNFPDVPTALENGTIDAAWVIEPFKSAAIAGGARAIGWGFEDIADEVTVSTWITSAKFAEEHADVVSAFKAAAQESYQYARDHEDQAKAVIPTITSITPEVANTVVLTSWKDEVTVAELQRVLDAAKDFGLVTKEPDLEALIFKG
- a CDS encoding ABC transporter permease subunit; its protein translation is MNAVAVPAREKAPGGAGAGTGAGARGRGRGHRVGWRLPEPLTRTAWRGAGIGLALATLEILPRTGLLKPTASYPPLSNVLDRAVQLLATSDFWRVFGQTMISVVVGVAAAFVVGVILGLAVGTWRPVYRAAITTLDFLRGIPPVALIPVIVLLMPVGLGSQTLLAAYSSQWVVFFQVVYGRRSINPTLWDTARVMHLGRWERFRYVIWPSLLPSLATGARIGVSVSLALAITAGLVMGGPSLGQQLNILRGANDIPGSYALIFIIGLIGLALNSIVVGVERRVLNWHVSIRREGE
- a CDS encoding ABC transporter permease subunit, giving the protein MNKIARACVWNLALPLALLGVIALATEGGDSIFFPPLSQVFSAFPETWDWARVTHDVVPSLYRLLVGLLIGAGFAVVAGTVLGMAPRLNLLANPVIAYLRALPSPAIIPMFLILFGIGDLTKIATIALGTTWPMLLNTIDGVRSVPAVQLETMRVLGLPRLSRCWLCFRHASPQFFAGARQSISLAIILMVVSEMVMSTNGIGYAVIQFQRQYSITRMWTGIILLGLLGVLAAWAGETLERRCTRWYAGLHRRQELTR
- a CDS encoding ABC transporter ATP-binding protein — its product is MTTLRNGPRTGPDKASPATIRLSGVAKTFPARGKSSATTVFSDLNLHVDAGAFVALAGPSGCGKSTLLRIVAGLTPASAGEVLIDDRAVDAPLPGIAVVFQDYSQSLFPWMTVAKNIALGARRVADRAGQAELAASLLADVGLDAEVAAQHPWQLSGGMQQRVAIARALAARPRVLLLDEPFAAVDAQTRSDLQDLIRALWLEHGMTTVLVTHDIDEAVYTSERVVVLGARDQGVILDTPIDLGRTRDQLQTRSEPGFADARRRVLSVIRRPSTPSQGTQP